The Archocentrus centrarchus isolate MPI-CPG fArcCen1 chromosome 12, fArcCen1, whole genome shotgun sequence genome includes a window with the following:
- the lmo4a gene encoding LIM domain transcription factor LMO4a produces MVNSRVEAPTVAVMGGGTAGRSCAGCGGRIADRFLLFSMERYWHTRCLKCSCCHAQLGEYSSTCYSKGGMILCKNDYIRLFGHSGACSACGQSIPASEMVMRAQGNVYHLKCFTCATCRNRLVPGDRFHYINGTIFCEHDRPGGGLISGHSTPLQANSIMSDQKVC; encoded by the exons ATGGTGAACAGCAGGGTGGAGGCACCCACGGTGGCAGTAATGGGCGGCGGGACGGCAGGCCGGTCGTGCGCGGGATGCGGGGGTCGGATCGCGGACCGCTTCCTGCTCTTCTCCATGGAGCGGTACTGGCACACGCGCTGCCTCAAGTGCTCCTGCTGCCACGCTCAGCTGGGCGAGTACAGCAGTACCTGCTACAGCAAAGGCGGCATGATCCTCTGCAAGAACGACTACATCAG GCTGTTTGGGCACAGTGGAGCCTGCAGCGCTTGTGGACAGTCCATACCTGCCAGCGAGATGGTGATGCGAGCACAAGGCAACGTTTACCACCTGAAG tgTTTCACGTGTGCGACCTGCAGGAACCGCCTGGTTCCCGGCGATCGGTTCCACTACATCAACGGGACGATCTTCTGCGAGCACGACCGGCCGGGAGGAGGCCTGATCAGCGGGCACTCTACTCCTCTGCAGGCCAACAGCATCATGTCTGACCAGAAG GTCTGCTGA